The following are from one region of the Anaeropeptidivorans aminofermentans genome:
- the rplS gene encoding 50S ribosomal protein L19, with protein MNANIIREIESEQLKKEVTPFNVGDTVRVYAKVVEGTRERTQMFEGVVIKRQNGGVRETFTVRRLSYGIGVEKTWPLHSPRLERIEVVRRGIVRRAKLFYLRERVGKAAKIKEVIVKKK; from the coding sequence ATGAATGCTAATATTATCAGAGAAATTGAATCCGAACAGCTTAAGAAGGAAGTAACTCCATTTAACGTTGGAGATACAGTAAGAGTTTACGCTAAGGTTGTTGAGGGTACAAGAGAAAGAACCCAGATGTTTGAGGGCGTTGTTATTAAAAGACAAAACGGAGGCGTAAGAGAGACATTTACTGTTAGAAGGCTTTCTTATGGAATAGGTGTAGAAAAAACATGGCCTCTTCACTCTCCAAGACTTGAACGCATTGAGGTTGTACGCCGCGGTATCGTAAGAAGAGCTAAATTATTCTATCTTCGTGAGAGGGTTGGAAAAGCGGCTAAGATTAAAGAGGTTATTGTTAAGAAAAAATAA
- a CDS encoding ABC transporter ATP-binding protein, which yields MDHFQEEEYSENIDLKVWGRLARYVIKYRKEVICLTVSNIIYSLLITTMPRMTKYAVDVFVEQRDLTTFFPFVGLYFLLTIISGLLTYLTIEFSAKIEVNIVHDIREDGFKNLQRLSFSYYDTTPVGWILARMTSDAQRIGDCIAWGVLDLAWAFSVILFTIINMIYLSPKLAFICLAIMPVLLVISIFFQRKILSSQRIVRKINSQITGSFNEGITGARTTKTLVREEKNFHDFKGLSGSMKKASIHTAVLSGIFLPIVMIIGMVSTSSVVYFGGNDLLKGIITFGTLSAFINYTMQMFEPVQQIARIFAEMQSAEASAERTLSLLSTEPDVVDSNEVIEKYGDYIIAKKENWEPVKGEIEFKNVSFSYKTGEQVLEDFSLKINKGEKIALVGTTGSGKSTIVNLICRFYEPTSGEILIDGRNYKERSQLWLHSNLGYVLQTPHLFSGTVKDNIRYGKLNATDEEIINAAKAVNAYDFIMSLKKGFDTEVGEGGNKLSSGEKQLISFARAIIKKPAIFVLDEATSSIDTETEVLIQKAIENVLRDRTSFIIAHRLSTIRTSDRILLIDNGKVVEQGSHKELLKLKGRYYKLYTNQMVEEQERMILGNQ from the coding sequence TTGGATCATTTTCAGGAAGAAGAATATAGTGAAAATATAGATTTAAAGGTATGGGGTCGCCTTGCAAGGTATGTTATAAAATATCGTAAAGAGGTAATTTGCCTTACGGTATCCAATATCATTTATTCTTTACTTATAACCACCATGCCGAGAATGACAAAGTATGCGGTAGACGTATTTGTTGAGCAAAGGGATTTGACGACATTTTTTCCTTTTGTGGGCTTATATTTTCTTCTTACAATTATAAGCGGCCTGCTTACTTATCTTACTATAGAATTTTCCGCAAAAATAGAAGTGAATATCGTGCATGATATCCGTGAAGACGGCTTTAAGAATTTGCAAAGGCTTTCATTCTCCTATTACGATACGACGCCTGTAGGCTGGATTCTTGCGAGAATGACAAGCGACGCTCAAAGAATAGGCGACTGTATCGCATGGGGCGTTCTGGACTTGGCATGGGCTTTTTCCGTAATATTATTTACAATAATAAATATGATTTATCTTAGTCCAAAGCTTGCGTTCATATGCCTTGCCATAATGCCTGTGCTTCTTGTAATAAGTATATTTTTTCAAAGGAAGATTTTATCCAGCCAGAGAATTGTAAGAAAAATCAATTCTCAAATAACAGGCTCCTTTAATGAAGGGATTACAGGGGCAAGAACAACAAAGACTTTAGTAAGAGAAGAGAAAAACTTTCATGACTTTAAGGGCCTTTCCGGCAGCATGAAAAAGGCCAGTATTCATACGGCCGTATTATCTGGAATCTTTCTTCCCATTGTTATGATTATAGGAATGGTTTCTACCTCATCCGTAGTTTATTTCGGAGGCAATGACTTGCTTAAAGGCATCATTACCTTTGGAACATTATCGGCATTTATTAACTATACAATGCAGATGTTTGAACCTGTTCAGCAGATAGCAAGAATATTTGCGGAAATGCAGTCTGCCGAAGCTTCTGCGGAAAGAACCCTTTCTCTTTTAAGCACAGAGCCGGACGTTGTGGATAGTAATGAGGTAATCGAGAAATACGGAGATTATATTATTGCCAAAAAGGAAAACTGGGAGCCGGTAAAAGGAGAAATAGAGTTTAAAAACGTCAGCTTCTCCTATAAGACTGGAGAGCAAGTTTTAGAAGACTTCAGCCTTAAAATCAATAAAGGTGAAAAAATAGCTCTTGTAGGAACCACCGGCTCAGGAAAAAGCACTATAGTAAATCTCATTTGCCGCTTTTACGAGCCTACGTCAGGAGAAATTTTAATTGACGGCAGAAATTATAAAGAACGCTCACAGCTTTGGCTCCATTCGAACCTTGGATATGTTTTACAGACGCCTCATTTATTCAGCGGAACGGTTAAGGATAATATTCGTTATGGAAAGCTTAACGCGACAGATGAAGAAATCATCAATGCGGCAAAGGCCGTAAATGCGTATGACTTTATCATGAGCCTTAAGAAAGGCTTCGATACCGAAGTAGGCGAAGGCGGAAATAAGCTTTCATCAGGTGAGAAGCAATTAATCAGCTTTGCAAGGGCCATCATTAAAAAGCCCGCAATATTTGTTCTCGATGAAGCTACGTCTTCTATCGATACGGAAACGGAAGTACTGATACAAAAGGCTATAGAAAACGTTCTTAGAGACAGAACCAGCTTTATTATCGCTCACAGACTTTCAACCATAAGAACAAGTGACCGAATTCTTCTGATCGATAATGGAAAAGTCGTAGAACAGGGCAGCCATAAGGAGCTTTTAAAGCTTAAAGGAAGGTATTATAAACTCTATACCAACCAGATGGTTGAAGAGCAGGAAAGAATGATTCTTGGCAATCAGTAA
- a CDS encoding ABC transporter ATP-binding protein → MVRNLKKLLRPYRKYYFWGIAATFLSAVISLSNPLIIRFVIDNVLGGEDPGSNNIIAGALNFFHISFNRDNIGFFALLVLSVSVLSGIFSYFRITLSAKAAEEIAKDQKDMLYDHIQKLPYDYHVKAQTGDLIQRCTSDVDTVRRFLSSQFIEIFRIIFVAVIVITILINLSVKLTLVTVIFIPFIFYFSYSFLLQIRSSFNLADIKEGELSTVLQENLTGTRVVKAFGMEAYELDKFQEKNTELRDLTYKPLHQLAVYWGTSDFMCFTQIALVLIAGTYMAFKGDISVGTILVFAIYVNNLVWPLRQLGRILSQFGKMEVSLGRINEILIAREEEDTENPLAPSLKGDIVFDNVTFGYERNKPVLKNVSFTVKKGETIAILGPTSSGKSSLMHLFLRLYDYNEGSIKINGIELKEIEKKYLRSKIGIVLQEPFLYSKTIMENIKMAKDEVAEEEAYLAAESANIHHVIKEFKDGYATMVGERGVTLSGGQKQRLAIARTLVRDNDILIFDDSLSAVDTQTDAYIRKSLKEKSKGITTFIISQRITTLMDADRIFVIEGGRLTNIGTHDDLIKKEGLYKRIWDIQNMMEEDFLKEA, encoded by the coding sequence TTGGTAAGAAATTTAAAAAAACTGTTAAGGCCTTACAGAAAGTATTATTTCTGGGGAATTGCCGCAACATTTCTTTCTGCGGTTATTTCTCTATCTAATCCCTTAATTATTAGATTTGTTATTGATAATGTTTTAGGAGGAGAGGACCCCGGCAGCAATAATATTATTGCTGGGGCATTGAATTTTTTTCATATATCTTTTAATAGGGATAATATAGGATTTTTTGCTTTATTGGTACTGAGTGTTTCAGTCTTAAGCGGAATTTTCTCCTATTTTAGAATTACGCTTTCTGCAAAAGCGGCAGAAGAAATAGCAAAGGATCAGAAGGATATGTTATATGACCATATCCAGAAGCTGCCTTACGATTATCATGTTAAAGCCCAGACGGGAGATTTAATACAGCGCTGCACCTCCGATGTGGATACAGTAAGAAGATTTCTCTCGTCTCAGTTTATAGAAATATTCAGAATTATTTTTGTGGCAGTCATCGTTATTACTATTTTAATAAATTTAAGTGTAAAGCTTACTTTAGTTACAGTTATATTCATACCCTTTATCTTTTATTTTTCCTATTCCTTCCTTCTTCAAATAAGGTCATCTTTTAATTTAGCGGATATTAAAGAAGGAGAACTTTCAACGGTTTTACAGGAAAATTTAACAGGTACAAGAGTTGTAAAGGCATTTGGTATGGAGGCTTATGAGCTTGATAAGTTTCAGGAGAAAAATACGGAGCTTAGAGACCTTACTTATAAACCTTTGCATCAACTTGCCGTATATTGGGGAACTTCAGACTTCATGTGTTTTACTCAGATTGCCCTTGTACTGATTGCAGGCACTTATATGGCTTTTAAAGGCGATATCAGCGTAGGAACCATTCTTGTATTTGCCATATATGTAAATAATCTTGTTTGGCCCTTAAGACAGCTTGGAAGAATATTAAGTCAATTTGGGAAAATGGAAGTATCCCTTGGCAGAATCAATGAAATACTCATCGCAAGAGAGGAAGAGGATACGGAGAATCCTCTTGCGCCTTCTTTAAAAGGAGATATTGTCTTTGACAATGTTACCTTTGGATATGAGAGAAATAAGCCTGTTCTTAAAAATGTTTCATTTACTGTGAAAAAAGGGGAAACCATAGCAATACTTGGGCCTACAAGCTCAGGGAAGTCAAGTCTTATGCATTTATTTTTAAGGTTATACGATTATAATGAAGGCTCTATAAAAATCAACGGAATAGAGCTTAAAGAAATAGAAAAAAAATATCTTCGTTCAAAAATCGGAATCGTTCTTCAGGAGCCCTTTTTATATTCCAAAACCATCATGGAAAACATAAAAATGGCAAAGGACGAAGTAGCGGAAGAAGAAGCTTATTTAGCGGCGGAATCCGCAAATATTCATCATGTAATAAAGGAATTTAAAGACGGTTATGCCACTATGGTTGGGGAGAGAGGCGTTACTCTTTCCGGGGGACAAAAGCAAAGGCTTGCCATAGCGAGAACCCTTGTAAGAGATAATGATATTCTTATTTTTGACGACTCTTTAAGCGCCGTAGACACTCAGACAGACGCTTATATAAGAAAGAGCCTGAAAGAAAAAAGCAAGGGAATCACCACCTTTATAATTTCCCAAAGAATCACTACCCTTATGGACGCCGACAGAATATTTGTCATAGAAGGCGGAAGGCTTACAAACATCGGAACTCATGATGATCTTATTAAAAAAGAAGGCCTTTATAAGAGGATTTGGGACATACAAAATATGATGGAGGAAGATTTTTTGAAAGAAGCATAA
- a CDS encoding sigma-54-dependent transcriptional regulator: MANSPLGLIKNNIEEYAELLSFIIKADIEIVDEGLNIIAKHSIIDVQDKRSCSSIIHTYAMKEDTLAIIDNPRKNPLCQSCAERNRCLKKMELSYPVSYDGKIIGAIGIVCYNLTQKEAIIRDLELFTAFIKKIDLLILKDLNHYNNFKTYRIKAELLNSALSLSNKAYVTYSKDGNIIDFNQKASGYIGGDISNIEILSYENNTVRKIKLNAHELDVIGTIAHASYDEENWELVLFSETEDYIKNMEFIPETVEPCFIGSSEAAKKLISKITALSKTNSIVFIEGEKGSGKEHAARLIQWKSERQKGNFIKIDCKKCGSESIEGDIFGREHNGNYFPGAIEKAHKGILYIENLEYMPFYILKKLISYMNSKKLSIESKQDFRLMISSELKSKELKEAIEDLGLKNYMPVYVPSLNERIEDIKELFTYFLEKQGHISINDQDMGSIVDIFMTYSWPGNIKELEFVTQMILLGIEKNSNIDYSYIRALISGPERSKAAYNIFQGEDIPAIDELESVLIKKALDKHGLTTEGKKKAAKELGIGIATLYRKIKEFEL, encoded by the coding sequence ATGGCAAATTCTCCATTGGGTCTTATTAAAAATAATATTGAAGAATATGCTGAGCTGCTTTCTTTTATAATTAAGGCTGATATTGAAATCGTAGACGAAGGCCTTAATATTATAGCAAAGCATAGTATAATTGATGTGCAGGATAAAAGATCATGCTCTAGTATTATTCATACTTATGCTATGAAGGAAGATACGCTGGCTATCATAGATAATCCAAGAAAAAATCCATTGTGCCAAAGTTGCGCCGAGAGAAACAGATGCTTAAAAAAAATGGAGCTTTCTTATCCTGTTTCTTATGATGGTAAAATCATAGGGGCAATAGGGATTGTATGCTATAATTTGACGCAAAAGGAAGCCATAATCAGAGATTTAGAGCTATTTACGGCCTTTATTAAAAAAATAGATTTACTTATATTAAAGGATTTAAATCATTATAATAATTTTAAAACTTATAGGATTAAGGCTGAACTTTTAAATTCTGCTTTATCCTTATCAAACAAAGCTTATGTTACATATTCTAAAGATGGGAATATTATAGATTTTAATCAAAAGGCCTCCGGCTATATAGGTGGAGATATTTCAAATATTGAAATCCTTTCCTATGAAAATAATACAGTTAGAAAAATAAAGCTTAACGCACATGAGCTTGATGTAATAGGAACTATAGCTCATGCTTCTTATGATGAAGAGAACTGGGAACTGGTATTATTTTCTGAAACAGAAGACTACATAAAAAATATGGAATTTATCCCAGAAACAGTAGAGCCTTGTTTTATCGGAAGCTCGGAAGCGGCAAAAAAATTAATCTCTAAAATTACCGCTCTTTCCAAAACTAATTCCATTGTTTTTATAGAAGGGGAAAAAGGCTCGGGAAAAGAGCATGCCGCAAGGCTTATTCAATGGAAAAGCGAAAGGCAGAAGGGTAATTTCATAAAAATAGATTGTAAAAAATGCGGAAGCGAATCCATAGAAGGAGATATTTTCGGAAGAGAACACAATGGAAATTACTTTCCCGGGGCTATAGAAAAGGCCCATAAAGGCATATTATATATTGAAAATTTAGAGTATATGCCCTTTTATATTCTTAAAAAGCTGATTTCCTATATGAATTCCAAAAAATTATCTATAGAAAGCAAGCAGGATTTCAGATTAATGATTTCTTCCGAGTTAAAATCCAAAGAGCTTAAAGAGGCCATTGAAGATTTAGGCCTTAAAAATTATATGCCTGTATATGTTCCTTCTCTTAATGAGCGGATAGAGGACATAAAAGAGCTTTTTACATACTTTTTAGAAAAACAAGGCCATATTTCAATCAATGACCAAGATATGGGCAGTATAGTTGACATATTTATGACCTATAGCTGGCCCGGTAACATAAAAGAACTAGAATTTGTAACACAAATGATACTTTTAGGTATTGAAAAAAATTCCAATATAGATTATTCTTATATAAGGGCCTTGATTTCAGGGCCTGAACGTTCCAAAGCAGCTTATAATATTTTTCAAGGGGAAGACATACCGGCTATTGATGAGCTTGAATCTGTGCTTATTAAAAAAGCCCTTGATAAGCACGGCTTAACCACCGAAGGAAAGAAAAAAGCAGCTAAGGAACTTGGTATAGGCATCGCCACCCTATACAGAAAGATTAAAGAATTTGAGTTATAA
- a CDS encoding DUF1576 domain-containing protein produces MFIDSPKNIFEGVLKVINSPDVLVTDYIYIGGLGAAITNSAIVGFISILLMKVFKCENRGTNIMAIWLMMGFAFFGKNLLNTFPIILGGYVYSLYHKKPFSNYMATTMLSTSLAPVVSQMMFLGLHPAIGLLLSIIVGVALGYAIIPISSYTYRAHGGYNLYNVGFAAGIVSLVLAALLRNAGFTVEPVSLWSEGKNTVLTVFLMSTSLILIAGGIILTANEELFKIKSYKAHFPVIDDTYTTHGEKAYLNMGILGIFSTALILFVDGELSGPIIGGIFTIIGFGCVGKTLYNIFPAMLGCLIATFFAGWEFNNPSIMLTMLFSATLAPISSNFHSLWGVLAGFIHLNISVKLSAMNGGLSLYNNGLAGGFVAIIIVPIIFSLQRKPNHHNSHLNYDSHV; encoded by the coding sequence TTGTTTATTGATTCACCGAAGAACATTTTTGAGGGAGTTCTCAAAGTAATAAATTCACCCGATGTTCTTGTAACAGATTATATTTACATAGGAGGCCTGGGGGCTGCCATTACCAATTCAGCTATTGTAGGCTTTATTAGCATCCTATTAATGAAAGTTTTTAAATGCGAAAACAGAGGGACAAACATAATGGCTATATGGCTTATGATGGGTTTTGCTTTTTTCGGCAAAAACCTGCTGAATACATTTCCTATTATTTTAGGAGGATATGTGTATTCCTTATATCATAAAAAGCCTTTTTCCAATTATATGGCGACTACCATGCTTTCAACCTCTCTTGCTCCGGTGGTAAGCCAGATGATGTTTCTGGGTCTTCACCCGGCTATAGGGCTTTTGCTTTCTATTATTGTAGGAGTAGCCCTAGGCTATGCTATAATACCTATATCCAGTTATACCTACAGAGCGCACGGCGGATATAATCTCTATAACGTAGGCTTTGCAGCAGGAATCGTTTCATTAGTTCTTGCGGCGCTTTTAAGAAATGCAGGATTCACAGTTGAGCCCGTCTCCCTTTGGAGCGAAGGAAAAAATACTGTTTTAACCGTATTTCTTATGTCAACAAGCCTCATTCTCATTGCAGGAGGTATTATACTTACTGCCAATGAAGAGCTTTTTAAGATAAAATCCTATAAAGCGCATTTTCCAGTTATAGACGACACTTATACGACGCATGGAGAAAAGGCATATCTTAATATGGGCATTCTAGGCATATTTTCAACAGCCTTGATTTTATTTGTAGACGGTGAACTAAGCGGGCCGATTATAGGCGGTATTTTTACTATTATCGGCTTTGGCTGTGTAGGAAAAACCTTATATAATATATTCCCTGCTATGCTCGGCTGTTTAATTGCTACTTTTTTTGCCGGCTGGGAGTTTAATAATCCATCTATTATGCTTACCATGCTTTTTAGCGCTACCTTGGCGCCTATAAGCAGTAATTTCCATTCATTATGGGGCGTTTTGGCAGGCTTTATTCATCTGAATATTTCAGTTAAGCTAAGCGCAATGAACGGAGGTCTTAGCTTATATAATAACGGGCTTGCAGGCGGATTCGTAGCTATAATCATAGTGCCTATAATATTTTCTCTTCAAAGAAAGCCGAACCACCATAACAGTCACCTTAATTACGATTCCCACGTATAG
- the aspS gene encoding aspartate--tRNA ligase: MSESMQGLKRTHMCSEVREHLIGSRVTVMGWVNKRRNLGQLIFIALRDRSGIVQGVVNEEKTSKEVFEKAESVRGEYVVAFSGTVCARTAENVNPDMETGKIEIEIDEFRILSESEVPPFQVADTGVKDDLRLKYRYIDLRKSELQKNIMMRHKIAQSFRGFLNEEGFLEIETPMLTKSTPEGARDYLVPSRIYPGNFYALPQSPQLFKQLLMVSGFDKYYQIVKCFRDEDLRADRQPEFTQVDIEMSFVDIDDVLERNERLLKKIFKDVLDIDLPVPLQRMTYNEAMERYGSDKPDLRFGMELKDISELIQGTEFGVFNSALEAGGSVRGIKAEGLANYPRKKIDALIEYVKTYKAKGLAWISILEDGTYKTTLSKFFSDDRLKEIADAFDAKANDLILICADKNEIVFDALGNLRCEIARREDLIDPNEYKLLWVTEFPLLEWDEEANRFFAKHHPFTSPMEEDYELLDKDPAKVRAKAYDIVANGYELGGGSLRIYQNNIQKKMFEILGFTDEDAEERFGFLLEAFKYGAPPHGGIAYGLDRVAMIMAKTPSIREVMAFPKVKDASCPLTDAPNIVDDVQLKELGISIDKFVKRHEEKES; encoded by the coding sequence ATGAGTGAATCTATGCAGGGCCTTAAAAGAACCCATATGTGCAGCGAGGTAAGAGAGCATCTTATCGGCAGCCGTGTAACAGTAATGGGCTGGGTCAATAAAAGAAGAAATCTCGGTCAGCTTATATTTATAGCTTTAAGGGATAGATCAGGCATTGTTCAAGGGGTTGTAAACGAGGAAAAAACTTCAAAAGAGGTTTTTGAAAAGGCTGAATCCGTAAGGGGAGAGTATGTAGTGGCCTTTAGCGGTACCGTATGTGCAAGAACAGCAGAAAATGTAAACCCCGATATGGAAACAGGAAAAATAGAAATTGAAATAGATGAATTCAGAATCCTTTCAGAATCGGAGGTTCCGCCTTTTCAGGTTGCCGATACAGGGGTTAAGGACGATTTGCGCCTGAAATACAGATATATCGATTTAAGAAAGTCGGAGCTTCAGAAAAATATTATGATGCGTCATAAAATTGCCCAAAGCTTCAGAGGTTTTTTAAATGAAGAGGGCTTTCTTGAAATAGAAACACCCATGCTTACGAAAAGCACTCCGGAAGGTGCAAGAGACTATCTTGTTCCCAGCAGAATTTATCCGGGGAATTTCTATGCGCTTCCCCAGTCTCCTCAGCTTTTCAAGCAGCTTTTAATGGTTTCAGGTTTCGATAAATATTATCAAATCGTAAAATGCTTTAGAGATGAAGATTTAAGGGCAGACCGTCAGCCGGAATTTACTCAGGTGGATATTGAAATGTCCTTCGTTGATATTGATGACGTGCTTGAAAGAAATGAAAGGCTTCTTAAAAAGATTTTTAAAGATGTTTTAGATATAGACCTTCCAGTACCCCTTCAGAGAATGACTTATAATGAAGCAATGGAGCGTTACGGCTCCGACAAGCCGGACCTTCGCTTTGGAATGGAGCTTAAGGATATTTCCGAGCTTATTCAGGGTACTGAATTCGGCGTATTTAATTCTGCCCTTGAAGCAGGCGGAAGCGTAAGAGGAATAAAGGCAGAGGGCCTTGCCAATTATCCCAGAAAGAAAATAGACGCGCTTATTGAATATGTTAAAACCTATAAGGCAAAAGGCCTTGCTTGGATTAGTATTTTGGAAGACGGGACCTATAAAACCACTCTTTCTAAATTCTTCAGTGACGACAGGCTTAAAGAAATTGCCGATGCCTTTGATGCAAAGGCCAATGATTTAATATTAATCTGCGCCGATAAAAATGAAATTGTATTTGATGCCTTAGGTAATTTAAGATGCGAAATCGCAAGACGTGAAGACCTTATTGACCCCAATGAATATAAGCTTTTATGGGTTACAGAATTCCCTCTTCTTGAATGGGACGAGGAGGCAAACAGATTTTTTGCAAAGCACCATCCCTTTACTTCTCCTATGGAAGAAGACTATGAGCTTTTGGATAAAGACCCTGCAAAGGTAAGGGCAAAAGCCTATGATATTGTTGCAAACGGTTATGAATTAGGCGGCGGCAGCCTTAGAATATATCAGAATAATATTCAGAAGAAAATGTTTGAAATATTGGGCTTTACAGATGAGGATGCGGAAGAACGCTTTGGCTTCCTTCTTGAAGCTTTCAAATACGGGGCACCTCCTCACGGCGGCATTGCCTACGGCCTTGACAGGGTTGCTATGATTATGGCAAAAACCCCTTCCATAAGAGAAGTTATGGCATTTCCTAAGGTTAAGGACGCATCATGCCCCCTTACTGACGCTCCTAATATCGTAGATGATGTACAGCTTAAAGAGCTCGGAATTTCCATAGATAAATTTGTAAAAAGGCACGAAGAAAAAGAATCATAA
- the hisS gene encoding histidine--tRNA ligase gives MLTQLPRGTKDIYAPEIYGWQWLEEILRNVSHIYGASEIRTPIFEHTELFVKNVGDTSDIVNKEMYTFEDKGGRSITLKPEGTAGVARSFIENKMYANPQPIKQYYITKCFRYEKPQAGRQREFNQYGIEVIGTYSPAADAEVISLGKEILEKLGIENVTLHINSIGNEESRTLYHKALKDYLAENYDNLCPACKERYEKNPLRVLDCKVPSCKDIVDAAPSVIDYLTEEDREHFNKLKEILDSMGIAYIVDPRIVRGLDYYTRTVFEFISGDLGAQSTVCGGGRYDKMIGETGGPELGACGFAIGLERIMMILEKNNKLPEPKNKRTLYIGSIGEAGFLKSQALAYALRNKGIAADCDIVGRSVKAQLKYSDKIGSKYSMVLGDDELKNNKAGLKNMETGEVIEIELDKIAEFFLK, from the coding sequence ATGTTGACACAGCTTCCCAGAGGGACAAAGGATATCTATGCTCCGGAAATTTACGGCTGGCAATGGCTTGAAGAAATTTTGCGAAACGTAAGCCATATTTACGGGGCATCTGAAATAAGGACTCCAATTTTTGAACATACAGAGCTTTTTGTGAAAAACGTAGGAGATACCTCCGACATTGTCAATAAAGAAATGTATACCTTTGAGGATAAGGGCGGCAGAAGCATAACCCTTAAGCCGGAAGGCACAGCGGGGGTTGCAAGAAGTTTTATCGAAAATAAAATGTATGCAAATCCTCAGCCTATAAAGCAGTATTATATTACGAAATGCTTTCGCTACGAAAAGCCTCAGGCAGGAAGACAGAGAGAATTTAACCAATACGGCATAGAAGTCATCGGAACCTATTCTCCTGCCGCCGATGCGGAAGTGATTTCTTTAGGAAAAGAAATATTGGAAAAGCTTGGCATCGAAAACGTAACACTTCATATAAACTCCATCGGAAACGAAGAATCAAGGACCCTTTATCACAAGGCTTTAAAGGACTATTTAGCAGAGAATTACGATAATCTCTGCCCTGCCTGCAAAGAAAGATATGAGAAGAATCCTTTAAGAGTTTTGGACTGCAAAGTTCCTTCCTGTAAAGATATTGTTGACGCCGCCCCGTCGGTAATAGACTATCTTACAGAAGAGGATAGGGAGCATTTTAATAAGCTTAAAGAAATCTTGGATTCCATGGGTATAGCATATATTGTTGACCCAAGAATTGTCCGCGGCCTTGATTATTACACAAGGACGGTTTTTGAATTTATTTCAGGAGATTTAGGTGCCCAGTCCACCGTATGCGGCGGCGGACGCTATGATAAAATGATCGGGGAAACCGGCGGCCCCGAGCTTGGAGCCTGCGGCTTTGCCATAGGTCTTGAAAGAATCATGATGATCCTTGAAAAAAACAATAAGCTTCCCGAGCCTAAGAATAAAAGGACCCTTTACATCGGCTCCATAGGAGAAGCAGGGTTTTTAAAAAGCCAGGCCCTTGCCTATGCCCTTAGGAATAAAGGCATTGCCGCCGATTGTGATATCGTCGGCAGAAGTGTAAAGGCACAGCTTAAATATTCCGACAAAATAGGCTCAAAGTATTCCATGGTTCTTGGAGATGACGAGCTTAAAAATAATAAAGCAGGTCTTAAGAACATGGAAACAGGAGAAGTAATAGAAATCGAGCTTGATAAAATAGCTGAATTCTTTTTAAAATAA